In Candidatus Methanomethylicota archaeon, the sequence CTCAAATTTTCAACCAGCTTCTTCTCGAAGATAGGTCTATTCAAACCCTTTAGTCCAAGTTCGCCGTAATGTATTAAAACGCAATCAAACACATTAACACTATTTTTCAAAGAATCTTAAAATGTTTTATCTAGTACTTTGATGTTTTATAAAGGGTTTAACAATTAATAGCAATTTATCAGTAAATATTGTTTGCGCACGAAACTACGATGTATGGAAGAACAGTTCAAAAAGATGCAGAGTACATGCAGATTGTAACAAATTCATGGCGATAGAGGTGTTCATAATATGATTACATACTCTCTTTCGACCCCATCATCTTTCTTCACGTAAGCGTTTATTTTTCCCGTTTTAAGGGAGATTATAAGATACAGGTATCCAGTCCAATATTTGCTGGCTTTTTCGTCAACTTCGGACCAGTAAGAATCCAAGAAGGGATGACTGTGATAAAATCCTAACACTTCTAAGCCTTGGCTTTCCGCTTCTTTAAAAACCCTTAACTGTTCTTGGGGGTCAATTTGGTAGGCGTAGGATGAAGCAAGCACATTCCTCGTATGGTAAACCTTACAGACAACTCTTTCCCCCTCTACAATTTTGCCGACAAGTATTCCGCAAGCCTCCATAGGGTAACATTTTTTGGCTGACCTAATAATCTCATTTAGATGCTCTTTCCTTATCTTTAATGGCATATACTTCCGAAAATGTTGTAGTGTAAATGAAATTTATAATTTATTTGGATTGGTAGCCTATCAGTTATTCAAAGCATTATATGTGCACAATTATTGAAAGGGAAGAGGCGTAAATTCATGTAGATAGGGGAAAGGGAAATAAATAGGTAAAGTTAATTTGTTTTTATGCTTGATTTAAATTCTTTAAGTAGGAGGATGGAATCGTATAAGTTAATTATTAGAAGGAGTAGAGATATTGTAGAGTTGGAAAATGTGAAGAGGGAACTCGAGGAATTGCTT encodes:
- a CDS encoding M67 family metallopeptidase — protein: MPLKIRKEHLNEIIRSAKKCYPMEACGILVGKIVEGERVVCKVYHTRNVLASSYAYQIDPQEQLRVFKEAESQGLEVLGFYHSHPFLDSYWSEVDEKASKYWTGYLYLIISLKTGKINAYVKKDDGVEREYVIIL